The sequence CTTGCTCGGCTTTCTGAAGACTCTTTCACAGAATCTTCAGAATACAAGTTCTGTCGGAACCATAATTGACGTTCCTTCCTGATTGATTCTCTGTTGCAGGGATTAAGGGCGTTGTTTTTGAAGGCTCCCTTAATTTCCTGATTTTATTAATATGTAACTACTCAGTTAGATTTTTTAGGGATGGCTTTATTCTTGGAAAACCCTTTTTGTAAAAAGTGTTTTCCAAACCTTTCCCAAAAATTTTTTATGATATTTTTAAGCAAGTTCTGCTCTACGGGGACTCATGCAAAAAATCCAAAACCTGAAGTTTTTTGCCAAGCTTTTTTTCAAAAAAGCGCCCTTTTAAAAGTTTGAATTTCATAGTTGGTGAATAGTTACATTAATATTTATAAAGGATGCTCTATCTATGGGTTTTAAAGGAAAAATTATTCCGGTTTTATTTCTGGCTTTGCTTGCAGTCTGGTTTGTGTCCGGATGTAACAGCAGTAGCACCAGCAGCAGCGATACAGACACAAAAGACGCCTCATCCGACGAAGATGAAGTGGTTAGGCCAGAAGGCTGGACTGCTAAAACCCATGGGAATAAAGCCGATCCTGATTATTCTGTGGTTTTTCCTGACAATGCTGTTGGTCGCATAGATATCACGATATCCGCGACTGACTGGCAGGCAATGATGACTGATGAAAATCTTGTGTCTGCCTTCGGGGAATTCGGCTCAAAGGCCGGAACTGGAACAGGAAATGGTACAGGGACGAGTCCTGGTGGCGCAGGAGTTCCACCTGCTTTGCCGGATGGCTCTAATCCACAGACTCCGGGAACGAGTCCTGGCGGAACCACTCCGCCTGCAATGCCTGAAGGCATGACTCCGCCTTCTGACGGTACTACTCCTGGCGGCACCACTGCTTCAAGCGGGACTGGTCTTCCGGACGCAGGCGCAGCCCTTGAAATGTCGGAAAATCCTGAATGGAAACCATGCACATTTATGTGTAACGGGCTTACCTGGAATTATGTTGGAGTCCGCTTCAAGGGTAATTCCTCCCTTTCTTCGACTTGGAGCAAAGGCATTTACAAGCTCCCTCTGAGATTCGAATTCGATCAGTTTGAAGATGAGTATCCAGCCATAAAAAATCAGCGTTTTTACGGATTCAAGACCCTGTCCATGTCGAGCGGTTACAATGACGACAGTCTGATCCGGGAAAAAGTTGCCGCAGACATATTCAGAAATCTTGGGGTTCCTTCTCCAAAGGCCGCATTTTACCGGGTCTATGTCGATTGCGGAGACGGCTCTGGATCGAAATACTTCGGTCTTTACACAATGGTTGAAGTCCCTGACAAGCCAATGTTGAATGCTTATTTCGGGAATTCGGAAGGTAATCTTTACAAACCATCAGGTTCTACAGCTACCTTTGGATCAGGAGCTTTGTCAGAAGATGATTTTGACAAGGAAAACAATAAGGATGATGCAGACTACAGCGATGTCAATGCGCTTTACACTGCCGTAAATGACAGTTCAAGCGATGCCTCCACGTGGAAGAGCAATCTCGAAAAGGTCTTTGATGTAGATGGTTTCCTCAAATGGCTTGCCGTCAATACAGTAATCCAGAACTGGGATACCTACGGAGTTATGGCTCATAATTATTATCTCTACAATAATGGCGGCAGACTGGCATGGATTCCCTGGGACAATAACGAGTCCCTGAAAGGATCTGATTCAGGCTTGGCAGGTGTCAATGCGATGGCGGGCGGAATGGGGTCGCGTACCCTTTCCCTGGAGCTTGATGAATCATCACTTGCAAGCTGGCCGCTGATAAGCCGCATCATAGCCCAGCCTGAATATCGCTCATTGTATGATTCCTATGTGGATAAGACGGTTACGGATTATTTCAATACATCGATCATGCAGCCCATATTCCTGAAGGCCCATGATCTGATTTCAGATTATGTGATCGGAGATGAAGGCGAAAAAGCAGGATACACTCTCCTCAGCAATGAGGCCGCTTTCCTGGGCAGCGTGGATTCACTGAACAGTCATGTTGTCAGCCGAACAGAAGCTGTCGGCGCATACCTCGGAAGATAAGCAGTCATATAGAAGCATGGTGTTTCCGGTTTAAGGCTTTTCACCATGCTTTCAACAGGGAAACGAATTTTGACAAGGCAGCAAAAAGTCAGATTTTCGTCATTCCGGTGCAGGCCGGAATCCGGAAATAGCCGAAAACACTGGATGCCGGATCAGACCCGGCGTGACGCCATCGCCTTATTCTGATTTTTTGCGAGTCCCTCAATTTTGTGACCGGCAAATTTTAAACTGGAGTTATTAAAGTGAATAAAACAGCAAAAGGAAACTGGCCTCTTTATAGTGCGTGGCTCGTGGTTTTAGTTATAACCATCGCTATTTCCTTTGTTTATCATCAGGAGAGTACAAGCTTTTCAGGAATAGCCGAAACCCGTGAGATCGTTGTTAATTCGGAATCTCCTGTGGATATCAGGCGGATCAATGTCACAGAAGGGCAGACGGTTGAAAAGGGAACTCTTCTTGTTGAACTGAGCAGCCCCGAACTTGTGCTCAAGATCAATCATCTCGAGCACCAGCTTGATGAATTGAAAGCCCAGAAAGGCGTTGACAAGACAGAACTCCAGTCCCGAATCCGCCAGCTCCAGGCTGAAAAGACGGCAAAGGAAAATGAGATCACGAGTCAGATAACAGAGCTTGAGAACGAATATAACATAAACAGGAAGTTGATTTCAGATCTTAAGAGCGTGCCTGTGGGCAGCGATGGTGATGTGAGTGATGACAATAACCCAATAAGGCTGAAAATAAGGAATCTGAAAAAAGAACTCAGCCTGTCCGTGAATTCCCTTGTCGTGCAGATAGAGCTTCTTCAGAAAACCCTGGATTATTCGAATGCTCCGGTCGAAATCCAGGTTGAAAGGCTTGAAAAAGAACTCGTTCTACTGAAGAAAGAAAACAGCCAGCTAAATATTTACGCCCAGATTTCAGGAGTCATTGGCTCTGTCAATTTCAAGCCCGGCGAAAAAGCCTCGCCTTTTGCGCCCATTCTTACCCTGCATGCCAAAACGCCGTCATTCATCAAGGGATATATCTATGAAAATGCCTACGCAAAGATAAAAATGGGCGACAAGGTGGATGTTGCTTCATGCAATGAATCAGGTTGCAGAATCCCGGGGCAGGTTGTGGGTGTTGGCGCGCGCATCGTGGAATATCCTGTCAGGCTCAGGAAGCATCCTGATTTTCAGGTATGGGGCAGGGAGGTCGTAATAAAGATCCCTGAAAACAACCCTTTCATACTCGGTGAAAAAGTTTCGATTACTTCACAGAGAAACAAGGGCATAGCTCTAAGGGTGAAAAATATGTTCTCTCCTGATGAGAGCAGGGCAGAATCCCCGGATCAGGGTTTGGGGTCACAGAAGTCGGAGTTTCTAAGAATTGACAAGAAAGCTATTGAGGCTTCCGGGATTATGTATCTCAAGGATCTTCAGAAATATCTCGTTATTAGCGATGACACCAAGGACGACAAACCTCTTGTGTGCCTTGTGGATTCAAATGGCAAAGTATCAGATGAAATGCTCATCGAAGGGGCTGACGAGATTGAGGACATGGAGTCCATAGCAGAAGCTGATAATGGGATTCTTTATATTGCCTCGTCATCAAGTGCCAATAAAAAGGGCAAGATAAAGGAAAAACGTTCGAGGCTCTTGTCTGTTCGCAGGGATCAGTCAAGCTTTTCCCTTTTGAGGGAAGTGGATCTGTATTCAGGCCTGAAAAACTGTGCCGAGAGAAACAGAGGCAAGGAATGGGCTGATTTTATCCTTAGTGGCATAACAGAAGAGTCCGCCAAAGACTTCATTGATATAGAAGGCATGTTTTACAAAAACGGCTCTTTATTCCTTGGTTTCAAGGCCCCGCTCGCTGGCGGCCAGTCCGTTATCCTTAGAATTGCAGATATAGACGCTTTCATGCATACGGGCGCACTCGGCGACGATCAGGTGTCAATCTGGAAGAAAATTATTCTCCAGTGCGAAGACGGAAGCTTCCAGGAGAGAATATCCGATCTCTGCTATATCGGTGACACCCTTTATATAACCGGAACATCCTTGGAAAATGATGAAAGTAGCCGCTCAGGCAGCCTCTGGAGGCTTGACGAAATAACCGGAACCTCAACCAGATTGATGATTTTTAACAGCCGCGCGCCGGAAGGCATAAGCGCTGGCGAGGATTCTGATTCCATAGTCATATGTTTTGATGGCGGTTCAAAGGAAAAATCTGAAATCACAAGGATTCCAAGACCATGAGCTTTGCCTTGCATATCTGGGGTTCAAGAATTTTTGGAGCAATTATAATAAAAGACTCAACCCTAAAACACTGTTGTGAAGGTCATATAATGAGAAAGAGTAATATTTTATATCTTGTACTGTTTTTTATGCTGGCCCTGTCTTCCCCATCATATTCAGGGGAAGAAGGGGCTGGCTCTCTTTCCATGACAGCGTTCATAAGAACTTCCGAAGAAGATCATGTGGTCAAAAACCAGAAAGAAATCGCAGACTATCTTGATAATGCGGAAGGAAGCACTCCGTATCTGAACAGGGTAGAGCTGAGAACAGAGACCGATGAATTTGACATTGACAAGCAGAAATACGGAGTCCGTTTTTATCCGAAGGGCTGGGGTGAGACAAAATATTCGCGAATGCTTTCAGAGACGGCAAAGGCCTCGGGCAGAACCGAATATGAGGCAAGCTATCATGAAGCCCTGAAAAACAGATATCTGCTGGTTCTGGAATATCTTGAGACCGTCGAACTCATCGGACTGAAGGAGAAGCTGGCCCTTGTATGCGAGGACAGAATCAAGGTCTTGAAAAAAAGAAGCGCAGGCAGCCTGTCATTTGACATAAGCGACCTTGTTGAAGCCGAAGAACTGCTGACCCGGATCAGGCTGGAGCTTGTGGGGCTGGAAAACAAAAAAAACGGAACTCTTCACCAGATAAGTCTTGCAGCTGATTCAAAGGCAGAAGTCAATTTTTCCAGTGAGCCGCTTGTCAGGATAGACAGCGTTAAAAGAAGCGTGGCTGAGGCAAAGGACAGAAAAGACCTGGACAATATCAACCTCAAGGACAGGAAGAACAAGGTCGATATGGCCCTGGACAAATACAATCTTGAACAGGCAAAAAGCAGGGATTATATCAGCTTTTTCGAGGTTGCCTATGACCACGGCAATTACGAGGATGAGGATAAGGCTTATTCCGTGGAAATAGGAGTGAAGCTTCCTTTTATCAATCCTGATCAGGATGAAATCACCAGAAAAAAAGTCGTATTTATGAAAGAGCGCCTTGCTTTTGAAGAGGAAAAAAGGGCTTTTTCGGAGAAAATTATTGCCTTGTCACGTTCAATAGATCGCCTGATCAGCCAGTATGAAATAATAGAGCAGAATAAGAAGTATGGAAACGCCCAGGAATCACTCGGCGCTTCTCTTAAAACGGGCGGCACAGACCCCCTGAATATTCTCAAAATAAAAGAGACCCTTCTTAAAAGCGATATCCATATGGTTCAGACTGGATATGAAATCAGAAACAGGTTCGTCGAGTTTCTTGATGTCTCCGGAAAGCTGTCTGAAAAGCCATTCAAAAATTATCTCGCCGAACAGAGGGAGGCCGTTAGATGAAACGTTTGCGCCAGAAAGTGATTCCGCCCCTTCTTGAGCGCTATGAACTCAAATATATTATACCTTACAGCCTGATTGACCCGATATCTGATTTTGTGTCGGCTTACTGTTCGCTCGATCTTTATTGCCTTAACTCTCCCAAAGGCTTTTATCGTATCAACAGTCTGTATCTTGATTCTCCAGATTGGCTGTTTCTAAGGATGCAGCTTGATGAAATGGATAATCGGATCGTAATGCGGGTTCGATCCTATGGCGATAGTCCACGCGTTCCTTACTTCTTGGAAATAAAACAGAAGACAGGGGATGTTGTGAGGAAATACAGATCAGCCGTGAAGGATATTAACTGGTTCAGAGCCTATACTGAGCCCGGTTTCTATCCTCGTGAAGTGACTAAGGATAGTTCTGAAAATATCAGCAGAGATCTTTTTGATCGTATGGTTTTTACGTATAACGCAGAGCCCAAAGTTCTTACCCAATATGCAAGAAAGGCATGGATAAGCAATGTGGACGATTATGCCCGAATTACATTTGATGTGGAACAGAGGTTTAGGCCTGAAACAGATTACAGACCGGTTCCGGGTGCTAACCAGATGGTTTCTTGTGACCACTCTCTCGTTTTTGGCAATTATCCCGGATGCGATGTGATTCTGGAGGTTAAGTGCTATACTTCAAAGGTTCCTATGTGGATAATTGACATGATTCGGCGCTTTGGTCTTCAGCGGACAGGCTTTTCAAAATATCAGACAGGCGCTTTGGAGCTTTTGGGGCTTCATCGTTATGATCCGGCTTTTAGAAAGTCGATTTTATAATAGTATGCTTTAGCTGATTATTGATGGTTGCTTTGAAAGAGCAAATCGCCACCGAGACGCAATCAGTTTCCTGACTACGGTGGCACATGTATCATGAATTTGTTTTAAATGAAATTTTTTTACGGAGGATAATCAATATGCTGGATATGCTGGCTTTTCAAAGCTCGGCCCCTAATTCAGGGCTTTTGCCTATAATATATACGATTTTGCTGTCCTTTATGCTTTCTTCGGTCATAGGTGTCACATATATCAAAACATTCCGGGGCTTGTCCTACTCAAGGAATTATGTTCAGGCTGTGATTCTGATTGCCATTATTGCGGCAACAATTATTCATGCCATCGGCGACAGCCTTGCGAGGGGGCTTGGGATGATGGGGGCGCTTGCAATAATAAGATTCAGAACCACTCTCAGAGATCCGCGGGATATAATGTTTATATTTGCTTCGATTGCTGCAGGCATCGGATGCGGGGTCGGAACGTATAACGCA comes from Desulforegula conservatrix Mb1Pa and encodes:
- a CDS encoding polyphosphate polymerase domain-containing protein, with product MKRLRQKVIPPLLERYELKYIIPYSLIDPISDFVSAYCSLDLYCLNSPKGFYRINSLYLDSPDWLFLRMQLDEMDNRIVMRVRSYGDSPRVPYFLEIKQKTGDVVRKYRSAVKDINWFRAYTEPGFYPREVTKDSSENISRDLFDRMVFTYNAEPKVLTQYARKAWISNVDDYARITFDVEQRFRPETDYRPVPGANQMVSCDHSLVFGNYPGCDVILEVKCYTSKVPMWIIDMIRRFGLQRTGFSKYQTGALELLGLHRYDPAFRKSIL
- a CDS encoding HlyD family secretion protein, producing MNKTAKGNWPLYSAWLVVLVITIAISFVYHQESTSFSGIAETREIVVNSESPVDIRRINVTEGQTVEKGTLLVELSSPELVLKINHLEHQLDELKAQKGVDKTELQSRIRQLQAEKTAKENEITSQITELENEYNINRKLISDLKSVPVGSDGDVSDDNNPIRLKIRNLKKELSLSVNSLVVQIELLQKTLDYSNAPVEIQVERLEKELVLLKKENSQLNIYAQISGVIGSVNFKPGEKASPFAPILTLHAKTPSFIKGYIYENAYAKIKMGDKVDVASCNESGCRIPGQVVGVGARIVEYPVRLRKHPDFQVWGREVVIKIPENNPFILGEKVSITSQRNKGIALRVKNMFSPDESRAESPDQGLGSQKSEFLRIDKKAIEASGIMYLKDLQKYLVISDDTKDDKPLVCLVDSNGKVSDEMLIEGADEIEDMESIAEADNGILYIASSSSANKKGKIKEKRSRLLSVRRDQSSFSLLREVDLYSGLKNCAERNRGKEWADFILSGITEESAKDFIDIEGMFYKNGSLFLGFKAPLAGGQSVILRIADIDAFMHTGALGDDQVSIWKKIILQCEDGSFQERISDLCYIGDTLYITGTSLENDESSRSGSLWRLDEITGTSTRLMIFNSRAPEGISAGEDSDSIVICFDGGSKEKSEITRIPRP
- a CDS encoding CotH kinase family protein, with product MGFKGKIIPVLFLALLAVWFVSGCNSSSTSSSDTDTKDASSDEDEVVRPEGWTAKTHGNKADPDYSVVFPDNAVGRIDITISATDWQAMMTDENLVSAFGEFGSKAGTGTGNGTGTSPGGAGVPPALPDGSNPQTPGTSPGGTTPPAMPEGMTPPSDGTTPGGTTASSGTGLPDAGAALEMSENPEWKPCTFMCNGLTWNYVGVRFKGNSSLSSTWSKGIYKLPLRFEFDQFEDEYPAIKNQRFYGFKTLSMSSGYNDDSLIREKVAADIFRNLGVPSPKAAFYRVYVDCGDGSGSKYFGLYTMVEVPDKPMLNAYFGNSEGNLYKPSGSTATFGSGALSEDDFDKENNKDDADYSDVNALYTAVNDSSSDASTWKSNLEKVFDVDGFLKWLAVNTVIQNWDTYGVMAHNYYLYNNGGRLAWIPWDNNESLKGSDSGLAGVNAMAGGMGSRTLSLELDESSLASWPLISRIIAQPEYRSLYDSYVDKTVTDYFNTSIMQPIFLKAHDLISDYVIGDEGEKAGYTLLSNEAAFLGSVDSLNSHVVSRTEAVGAYLGR
- a CDS encoding DUF4956 domain-containing protein, whose product is MLDMLAFQSSAPNSGLLPIIYTILLSFMLSSVIGVTYIKTFRGLSYSRNYVQAVILIAIIAATIIHAIGDSLARGLGMMGALAIIRFRTTLRDPRDIMFIFASIAAGIGCGVGTYNAAIFGTFGFIMTAFLLYYSQLGLASSFDGMLRFNIENTDEGRHELENLLKKYCRNFVLITLRDMQQGERLDYAYHVKLRNTGESAALVKELPEKIPSVRGVGLMLQESSVEL
- a CDS encoding TolC family protein, with the translated sequence MRKSNILYLVLFFMLALSSPSYSGEEGAGSLSMTAFIRTSEEDHVVKNQKEIADYLDNAEGSTPYLNRVELRTETDEFDIDKQKYGVRFYPKGWGETKYSRMLSETAKASGRTEYEASYHEALKNRYLLVLEYLETVELIGLKEKLALVCEDRIKVLKKRSAGSLSFDISDLVEAEELLTRIRLELVGLENKKNGTLHQISLAADSKAEVNFSSEPLVRIDSVKRSVAEAKDRKDLDNINLKDRKNKVDMALDKYNLEQAKSRDYISFFEVAYDHGNYEDEDKAYSVEIGVKLPFINPDQDEITRKKVVFMKERLAFEEEKRAFSEKIIALSRSIDRLISQYEIIEQNKKYGNAQESLGASLKTGGTDPLNILKIKETLLKSDIHMVQTGYEIRNRFVEFLDVSGKLSEKPFKNYLAEQREAVR